The genomic DNA GTAGCTAAAAAGAATAGAAACGTAGAATGTAGAAATTCCTCTACATGTAGACACCCAGCTAcacgtctctgtgtgtgtgtgaggaaaaAAGTTACTAACTTTTGTGAGTAATGTACGAGTATTAGGCTCTTGACGATGGCGGTGGGGTGCTTGGGCAATCGTGTTTCCAAGTGCGGCGCTACAGAATTATAAAAATATCCGAGAGCGATGAGAGCGAACGCGTACAAAAatactctcgcacacacacagatagccGCAAAGGCGGCGAGAGAGAAAATGTATCTACCACAGTCGGACAAAAGTGTGTTGAGTTCAAAAACACACCTAACCGCGTGTCCCCATCCaagttatatatatatacatggCATGGGTATATATGTTGCTATATATATTGTGTATATAGAAGTCGGCTATGCCCGCCGCCTACAATTTAACCGAGCTGATGAGACACGAATCTCACCGCATCACATACATACACCAACACCCTGGCAACTCGGGCACTCTTTTTTTCGCACAAATTCACATTTCTACGTTTTGCGTAGGATTTTTTTTGATCGATCTCTTATGGAACGATGCGTAAAAAGGTAGTACGCTTGGTACAACCATAGTTGCGCCGTGCGGTATATGTGCACGTACGTTCTGGAAAATTTTCCATCATTTCTCGTACTcgttttaaccgattttacaCGTGTTCTGGCATATTTTCCGTTTTAAATTTTCAGCATATACGTGCACACATTCGCACAAATATTCCATGTATGCAGTGCACACATACTTTTCGGCCCAACAAAATATGTTACTTACATTCTCGATTAACTTGAAACGACGACGAACACTACCAACGACCGAATGAAAGCGACGGCAAAGGTTGGTTTGCCGCTGTATCTGTGCTGCTATGATGTGATTCTGTTAGAGTGTGCGTTGGaggcacacatacacaggcGGCGCATGCCCGCCACTTCAGGGTTGCCAACCTGACGGTGCCTGTAGTGTTGCCAGGTGTGCACTGCTCTGCGTCAACCGATgctaaatattcaaattttaagCAACATACTTTGCCAAGCATAGATATGGACATGGAgctcaataaaataaatatgtatagatACATCAATTAACACGTCTGCAGCATGGTATTTTGATGACATGGACTGTTTGGGActaacagaaacagcaacatcGCCCATCACTGGCGGCGTCAATTGTGCGCAATTGCCATTTAATGGTATAATTTGAATGTGGCGTAGACAGACGGGCATTAAGTGCATTGAAATTAGGAATATGAATTAACATTCATGTGCTCACACATCCTCTGTGGATGTTGAAGAGTTTTCGAGAACGATAGTTTCGCGTTTCCCCACTACCTGTTGAAACTTTGAGGCGGTTATCTGCTCGCAGATTACGTTTTTATCTTAACTTTATGGCCCTGAAGGAGGTACCTAATCGGCAGATGTATAATGTTGATAACAAGCACCAAATTGCCTTAATTCTAATGTGGAAACCATCGAATTTTCGGTCTGCACAAGCATATGGGCTGGTCTGGCGAGATATCACCTCCACTTATGTTTCAAAGAGTAACTgaattaaagtttttgttgctggcaacGCTGTTTACTTTTTACTTGGCAATTCACAAAGAACAAGACGGAAAAAAATTACGTCATCGGCGTCCTATTCTCTCACACACATATGCGGTAATTCTACTGGCATTTAGCAATAGTTGTTAATCACACGTATCACTTGAGGACAGGACATTGCATTCGCTCCAATTAGGCAACAAAATTgataattatgtacatatgggattataaaagaaaattagGGCCGCGCCGCCGACAATATGGCGGTCAGAAGCCGACGGACGATTCACAAGTTGCATGACTCACTGCGCCCTCGCGTTATTATAAATATTGGCAACAGACACTTGCCCCGATTTACGAATGCATTAAATTATACTCTACTTTTtcctttaatttgtttaattaattaaaaatgactCCCACCTTTCGACTCttgccagtgtgaccgcggaattatcgatgaAGTATACCGTCAGACtctcaaaaataaaccaaatataCCATCCCTTTTAAAAAATacaccgtaaatataccgtaatcttaaATCGCATTCCTCGATTGTGATGTTCTATTGGATTTTACTAACTTGCtgagacttttaacactgaaacaataatttaatccgattgaagagtCGATTTGGTTTAATATAAGTACTCACTTCTATTGGATTTTATACCTTATGACCATAAATTTTACAAAGTAATTAACCACGAAGCGAGTGTTTTTGAAGCGTGCAACTGGGCTTTTGCGTGAGTGCTACTTGCCATCTCTAGCGTGCAACCTGCCATGGATGCATTCCGATACAAGGTGCACCTATCGATACCAGCGTGGCAGTCATCGATATATCTCACGCTCCGCACGTGTCTACTGCACgcattattttggttttttcaaCTTCAAATTTAAACCAGTCCTTACCTACACATAAAAATGCCACGCTCCAAACGTGATAAGAAGGGTACGTCTTCAACTATTAATTGAAACATTTGTAGCAGGTCTAAGCCCAGAAATCGTCTGTTACAGTTTCGTTGACAAAGACCGACCGCAAGGGTCTGGCTTGGAAACAGCGATTCGTAGATGATATCAGATTCTGCGTAGGAAAGTACCCCAACATATTCGTGTTCCAGGTGCAAAACATGCGCAACAGCATACTGAAAGACCTGCGACAAGAATGGAAAAACAACTCGCGCATAATTTTTGGTAAAAACCGCGTAATGCAAATCGGCCTGGGGCGCACAAAGAGCGAAGAAATGGAGGCAGGTCTGCACAAGGTAAGAGTGCTCGTCAATCTATAAATTGATCCACTAGCATTTATAATCGTGTGTTTGTTGAAACAGCTCGCCAAGCGCCTCAACGGCCAGGTGGGTCTACTGTTCACAGAAAAGTCCAAAGAGGAAGTTCTGGAATGGGCCGAAAACTACTGGGCGGTAGAATACGCGCGAAGTGGTTTCATCGCAACCGAGACGGTTACATTGCCAGCCGGTCCCCTCGAGGACTTTGCCCACTCCATGGAGCCGCATTTGCGCTCGCTGGGCATGCCCACCAAGCTGGAAAAGGGCATCGTAACCATCTACAGTGATTATACCGTGTGCGAAGAGGGAAAGGTGCTAACACCCGAGCAGGCGCGTATACTCAAATTGGTGGGCAAACCGATGGCCAAGTTTCAAATGACGATGAGATGTTCCTGGACAAAGAGTGATGGCTTCCAGTTGCACGTCGAGGACGGTATAAACGATGAGACCCAAGTCGACAGCGCCGTAGAAGAGGATGCAGAGGAAATGGACGAAGATGAGGATGAAGGCGAAGAGGACGAAGCTgaataaattagttttaagtgtagaattaattgtttatgtatatatgaagtaaaaatatatatgcacataCTTTTATCAGATATTCATactctttatatatatagatggTGTATTTGACATTATATTATCTTACGATCAACACAGATAATACTTTACTTGAACATTAAGCTAAAACTAAGTAAACGAAAACACTTAAGAAGCATTTGTGTATAATATTGcagcaaagtcaaagccaTTTCACGTTGCGCAGAAATAAAAGATAAGCAAAGGCACTCCGGGGATCCGATCACATTCGGACCACACTCAACTCGCAACCGGTGGATCGCAGCCATTTTCTGACACTATGAACAGCACCAGCGGCTGGTCATCGCCGTCTCCGTCTTCCAATTTATCTACACCGACGACACCCAGCAGATCGCTCTCCGACATGGATGGGGCATGCGAGGATACGGTGTCTAGCTCTAGTGCACTTGTGGTTGCGCTTAGAAAAAGTTCCAAGGGGATGCCCGACTCCAAGAGCTCTGGATTCGGATTTTCCGCAAGCGTATCCTCATCCTCAATGCAGTGTGTCCTCAAATCCATCTGCCCATCATCCTCCCTCTCTGCTGGCAACGCAAATGGCTCCTCAGTGGTATCCATATGTTATTTGCCCGATAGCACGGCTGGCGCCGAAATCGTTGGCACGGTGCATCCGGCTTCCATATGCTCGATGacctgctgcttcagctgcgcCACATGGTCCTTGAGGCTCTTCACAATGCCGCCCAAATCGACGTTTTCGCCCTTCAGAATCTTTACACGGTCTTCCAGTTTCGAGATGCGTTCCAGCTTCCGCTTGCGGCACTTGGATGCGGCAACGCGATTCCGTTGACGTTTGCGCTCAAGCTTGATCTTCTCCTGGGTTTCCATATCGATTGGACTCACTGTTGGTGAGCCCGCTGGGTTCTGGGGCTCATCCTTGATGACCGAGAAGCCATCGCCCATGTTCGCATAGGTAAAGGTTCCACCGCTGATGCCATTGTTCACTGCCGTCATGGTGGTGCCAGTGACGGTTGGGTTGGCGGCTGGATTGCTGGGCGGGAAGGCCTGCGAGTTGGTGTGCAGGTTCTGCAGTGCCTCCTCGAAGCCCTTTCCAAAGGCTTCCTGTTCAGAGGTAACCGGTCCCACCTTGGTTGGAAACACTTTGCCTGGCTGCGGCGTTTGGATCATGTTGTTGGAGAGCAGTATTTTTTCCAGGTCTGGTGTGTTCAGGGTCTTGGCTTGCAGATCTGGCGAGTTTATCACCAGCGGCGCAATAATGCGCTTGTTTTTCGCTGCCTTGTTGTTCAGATCCAAGAAGCCTGGACGTTTATTCGCGTTGGGCGTTGAGGTGAGGCCAGGTGTTTGAAAATCCAACGACATCGCCGAGTTCTCTTCGTTGCCTACTGGTTCTGTCTTTGGCACAATCGGTGCGGCGCCCGATCCAGCATTGCCGCTCGATGCATTCGCATTGGCTAGGGAAGCGGCGGACACGGGGGTTTTCATCTTTGCCCAAGTGAGATGACGTCAGACTGATTCcaatgaaacgaaatataAACAAGAGGTTCAACCTGATAACTCGTTTCCACTTGATGACTCATACAAATATGTTCCTCTTCTTCTTACTCACCCGAACAAAATAAGTGCTGAGCAGTGACCGTATTTATATGCGCACGGTGTGTGGTGTTCCTTGATTCCCCggatattttataattttctgcCGTAATTTGAAATAGCTCAGAATTATTTCCTGCactttaataattaattttattattttttagttttgcgAAGTGGTGTTTTGATCAGTGTGGTGTGGCCGCGGATTTATTAATAATAGATACCATtggaccctcagaaatatacaaaaatatattatctcagttgaaaaatataccgtaatctttaaccatattcctcgattttgatgttccattAGATATAACTGGCTAGTTAGAAGTCTCAGCACTAAAACTCGAATTTCAACagatttatcaataaattctccacaagattggctagttttcacgaccTTATTTTGCTGCATTGTTTTCAAATTAAGttgaaaactaaaactacCACAAAATATACTAAACACTCTTAACCCACTTAACGCCCCTATTGAAGTAAACCGCGAAGAACGTTAAAGTTTTGAAGGCTCCTTGTAGCTCAATAGTTTATATTTAAAGGCCTATGATTAAAAATTATCCCGCAAATCTGGTAAAATTGTGCAACTTTATTATTGATATGGAAAGTTCTCGCATCGAAAGTAAAAATCAGAGTTTTTGGAGGCCGAA from Drosophila subobscura isolate 14011-0131.10 chromosome E, UCBerk_Dsub_1.0, whole genome shotgun sequence includes the following:
- the LOC117891676 gene encoding mRNA turnover protein 4 homolog, which gives rise to MPRSKRDKKVSLTKTDRKGLAWKQRFVDDIRFCVGKYPNIFVFQVQNMRNSILKDLRQEWKNNSRIIFGKNRVMQIGLGRTKSEEMEAGLHKLAKRLNGQVGLLFTEKSKEEVLEWAENYWAVEYARSGFIATETVTLPAGPLEDFAHSMEPHLRSLGMPTKLEKGIVTIYSDYTVCEEGKVLTPEQARILKLVGKPMAKFQMTMRCSWTKSDGFQLHVEDGINDETQVDSAVEEDAEEMDEDEDEGEEDEAE
- the LOC117891677 gene encoding uncharacterized protein LOC117891677, translating into MDTTEEPFALPAEREDDGQMDLRTHCIEDEDTLAENPNPELLESGIPLELFLSATTSALELDTVSSHAPSMSESDLLGVVGVDKLEDGDGDDQPLVLFIVSENGCDPPVAS
- the LOC117891674 gene encoding transcription factor AP-1, whose translation is MKTPVSAASLANANASSGNAGSGAAPIVPKTEPVGNEENSAMSLDFQTPGLTSTPNANKRPGFLDLNNKAAKNKRIIAPLVINSPDLQAKTLNTPDLEKILLSNNMIQTPQPGKVFPTKVGPVTSEQEAFGKGFEEALQNLHTNSQAFPPSNPAANPTVTGTTMTAVNNGISGGTFTYANMGDGFSVIKDEPQNPAGSPTVSPIDMETQEKIKLERKRQRNRVAASKCRKRKLERISKLEDRVKILKGENVDLGGIVKSLKDHVAQLKQQVIEHMEAGCTVPTISAPAVLSGK